The Bos javanicus breed banteng chromosome 21, ARS-OSU_banteng_1.0, whole genome shotgun sequence genome includes a region encoding these proteins:
- the MKRN3 gene encoding probable E3 ubiquitin-protein ligase makorin-3: MEEPAAPKEPHEAAGASGGAEAAGEGAPRPTVPVRPVSRWSSAPGPSPFRPSRLRPAQASWGGAGPSWLQSRSTGSWTKQVVCRYYLHGLCKEGEKCRYSHDLSGRQAAGEGPGSQPQASADSGPSTAAHMEPLQVAEAPPAASSRSLPVIGSAGERGLFEATTDNAGLEAAGGAGVEGWENAVEFVPGQPYRGRMVPSVSEAPVQSSMIEREQIVLGMGRQLCRDALAGQCFRGQSCIYLHGDICDMCGLPVLHPLDGAQRADHVKACIEAHEKNMELSFAVQRSADKVCGICMEVVYEKANRNDCRFGILSSCNHTYCLKCIRRWRSARQFGSRVIKSCPQCRVMSTFVIPSEFWVEEEEEKQKLIQQYLEALSHKTCRYFGRGRVCPFGENCFYKHVYPEGQGEEPQRQGAEASGTCHWEPLEPLQVGEGNMPFKSSRKELVMLWLANLLCKCFHQELCASLHRGLVGLTSL, encoded by the coding sequence ATGGAAGAGCCTGCAGCTCCCAAAGAACCCCACGAGGCAGCCGGGGCCTCTGGGGGTGCCGAGGCAGCAGGGGAAGGTGCTCCACGGCCCACCGTCCCGGTGCGTCCTGTCTCTCGGTGGTCCTCGGCTCCAGGCCCATCCCCGTTCCGCCCGTCACGTCTGAGGCCTGCCCAAGCCTCATGGGGAGGGGCCGGGCCCAGCTGGCTGCAGAGCCGGAGCACTGGCAGCTGGACAAAGCAAGTCGTCTGCAGGTATTATCTTCATGGGCTGTGCAAGGAGGGGGAGAAGTGCCGATACTCCCACGACCTCTCGGGCCGGCAGGCGGCCGGGGAGGGCCCTGGCTCGCAGCCCCAGGCCTCTGCAGACAGCGGCCCTAGCACGGCTGCGCACATGGAGCCCCTGCAAGTGGCGGAAGCCCCCCCTGCTGCTTCCTCACGCTCCTTGCCTGTGattggctcagctggtgaaaggGGTTTGTTTGAAGCCACGACAGACAATGCAGGCCTTGAAGCTGCTGGAGGAGCAGGTGTAGAAGGCTGGGAGAATGCCGTTGAATTTGTTCCTGGGCAACCCTACCGGGGCCGCATGGTCCCTTCTGTTTCCGAGGCTCCTGTGCAGAGCTCGATGATTGAGAGGGAACAGATTGTCTTGGGCATGGGGAGGCAGCTTTGCCGTGATGCTCTCGCGGGGCAGTGCTTTCGTGGGCAGAGCTGTATTTATCTCCATGGAGATATATGTGATATGTGTGGGCTGCCAGTCTTGCACCCCTTGGATGGTGCCCAGAGGGCAGACCATGTAAAGGCCTGCATTGAAGCACACGAAAAGAATATGGAGCTCTCTTTTGCCGTGCAGCGCAGTGCGGACAAAGTGTGTGGCATCTGCATGGAGGTTGTCTATGAGAAAGCCAACCGGAATGATTGCCGCTTTGGCATCCTCTCCAGCTGCAACCACACCTACTGTCTTAAGTGTATCCGCAGGTGGAGAAGTGCCAGACAATTTGGGAGCAGAGTTATCAAGTCCTGCCCTCAGTGCAGGGTCATGTCCACCTTTGTCATTCCCAGTGAGTTCtgggtggaggaggaagaagagaagcagaaacttATTCAGCAGTACTTGGAGGCTTTGAGTCACAAGACCTGCAGGTATTTTGGTCGAGGCAGGGTCTGCCCATTTGGAGAGAACTGTTTTTACAAACATGTGTATCCTGAGGGCCAGGGAGAGGAGCCTCAGCGGCAGGGTGCTGAGGCGTCTGGTACTTGCCATTGGGAACCTTTGGAGCCTCTGCAGGTGGGAGAGGGCAACATGCCCTTTAAAAGCAGTAGAAAAGAGCTTGTCATGCTTTGGCTGGCCAATCTGTTGTGTAAGTGTTTTCACCAGGAGCTATGCGCTTCCCTTCACAGAGGTCTGGTGGGACTTACCTCATTGTGA